A DNA window from Mucilaginibacter xinganensis contains the following coding sequences:
- a CDS encoding DUF4350 domain-containing protein — protein MKHWIVVVSFFSLLGLCGSANAQKVTLDYYFNHEVHKGASGNTERFHYLWDEKGNSGFSVFGDAFKKTRATLDTLGAPPTTANLKGTAIYIIVDPDTKKESPNPNYINRDDINEIAAWVKKGGVLLMMANDSANVELPHFNNLAGKFGMHFNDDLQNHVTDDNHFEEGAVVTAGNPMFKTASKIFMKDVCSISLTGPTGAALKNSGGAVIIATTKYGKGTVVAVGDPWLYNEYTNGRLPAGFENDKAANDIVAWLIKQVKK, from the coding sequence ATGAAACATTGGATTGTAGTCGTCTCTTTTTTTAGTTTATTGGGCTTATGCGGCAGCGCAAATGCACAAAAGGTTACGCTCGACTATTACTTTAACCATGAAGTTCACAAAGGCGCTTCGGGTAACACGGAGCGGTTCCATTATTTGTGGGATGAAAAGGGAAATTCCGGGTTTTCGGTATTTGGCGATGCATTTAAAAAGACAAGAGCAACGCTTGATACGTTGGGTGCCCCGCCAACAACCGCCAACTTAAAAGGTACTGCCATATATATTATTGTTGACCCGGATACAAAAAAGGAAAGCCCGAATCCCAATTATATCAATCGAGATGACATCAATGAAATTGCAGCCTGGGTAAAAAAAGGAGGTGTATTATTAATGATGGCCAACGACAGCGCCAATGTGGAGTTGCCGCATTTTAATAACCTGGCTGGCAAATTCGGGATGCATTTTAACGATGACCTGCAAAACCACGTAACAGACGACAATCATTTTGAAGAAGGTGCCGTTGTTACAGCAGGCAACCCTATGTTTAAAACGGCAAGCAAAATATTTATGAAGGATGTCTGCTCCATAAGTCTGACAGGCCCGACTGGGGCTGCACTTAAAAACAGCGGCGGCGCAGTAATAATCGCTACAACAAAATATGGCAAAGGCACAGTGGTTGCCGTGGGCGACCCCTGGTTATATAATGAATATACAAATGGACGCCTGCCCGCAGGTTTCGAAAATGATAAAGCGGCGAACGATATAGTGGCCTGGTTGATAAAGCAGGTAAAAAAATAA
- a CDS encoding glycoside hydrolase family protein, producing the protein MKVKSLFIIIGSCLVQYCFAQPVQYLKPQPQLLNTIKKNFADAARQYKAIGANFQPGQFPRSYDPAAGKLITSNSGWWCSGFYAGTLLNLYEQEHDPALLTEANRSMDSLAKEQYNTHTHDLGFMMYCSFGNAYRLDPKPGYRQILLNSAKSLASRFNPKTGCIKSWDSKPSDFLVIIDNMMNLELLFWATKETGDSTFYKIAVTHANTTMKNHYRADYSSYHVVNYNAQTGEVLQRKTAQGYADESAWVRGQTWGLYGFTVMYRETKDKRYLQQAQHIAGFILNNPNLPPNKIPYWDFNAPNIPNALRDASAGAIMASALLELCRYTDKREAISYFNAAQTILRTLSSPEYLAVPGANGGFILMHSVGHFPQKSEIDVPLTYADYYFVEAMKRYQQFSDK; encoded by the coding sequence ATGAAAGTAAAGAGCTTGTTTATAATTATTGGCTCCTGTTTGGTGCAATATTGTTTTGCGCAGCCTGTACAGTATTTAAAGCCACAACCGCAACTGCTTAATACCATAAAAAAAAATTTTGCAGATGCAGCCCGGCAATATAAAGCTATAGGGGCCAATTTTCAGCCAGGTCAGTTTCCGCGGAGCTATGATCCTGCGGCCGGTAAATTAATTACCAGCAATTCTGGCTGGTGGTGCAGTGGGTTTTATGCCGGAACTTTATTAAACCTGTATGAGCAGGAGCATGATCCGGCTTTACTAACCGAAGCAAACCGGTCAATGGATAGTTTGGCGAAAGAGCAATACAACACACATACGCACGATTTGGGCTTTATGATGTATTGCAGTTTTGGTAATGCATACAGACTAGATCCCAAGCCCGGCTACAGGCAGATCCTGCTTAATAGTGCTAAATCATTGGCAAGTCGCTTTAATCCTAAAACCGGCTGTATTAAGTCATGGGACTCAAAGCCTTCTGATTTTTTAGTGATCATTGATAACATGATGAACCTTGAGCTGCTTTTTTGGGCAACAAAGGAGACCGGCGATTCCACCTTTTATAAAATTGCGGTAACACATGCCAATACCACCATGAAAAACCATTACCGGGCTGATTACAGCTCTTATCACGTGGTAAACTACAATGCGCAAACCGGCGAAGTGTTGCAGCGTAAAACAGCGCAGGGCTACGCCGATGAATCTGCATGGGTGCGCGGTCAAACCTGGGGGCTTTATGGCTTCACGGTAATGTACCGTGAAACAAAAGATAAGAGGTACCTGCAGCAGGCACAGCATATCGCGGGGTTCATCTTAAACAACCCCAATCTGCCGCCCAATAAAATTCCATATTGGGATTTTAATGCACCCAATATTCCCAATGCTTTGCGCGACGCATCCGCCGGTGCTATTATGGCGTCCGCTTTACTGGAGCTATGTCGCTATACTGATAAAAGAGAGGCCATAAGCTATTTTAACGCTGCGCAAACCATTTTAAGGACCTTATCATCCCCCGAGTACCTGGCAGTACCGGGCGCCAATGGCGGTTTTATTTTGATGCACAGCGTTGGGCATTTTCCGCAAAAAAGTGAAATAGACGTGCCGCTAACATATGCCGATTACTATTTTGTGGAGGCAATGAAAAGATACCAGCAATTTTCGGATAAATGA